From one Nothobranchius furzeri strain GRZ-AD chromosome 2, NfurGRZ-RIMD1, whole genome shotgun sequence genomic stretch:
- the paplnb gene encoding papilin b, proteoglycan-like sulfated glycoprotein isoform X2 — protein sequence MSILYVLGILQLAVPAFTLTQPVDDYWGEFGAFGPCSQTCGTGVAMRTRNCITSRTDGGHNCVGSSKSFRTCNTHACPVGSRDFREDQCSEFDRVDFQGKRHTWVPYYGASNPCELNCVPRGQNFFYRHRPAVVDGTPCYVGRTDICVEGICRLLVHGEFMGLDNDTSSVHSATPVAVAPDPRETFAYTYRAGVYAECSATCDGGMQYRSVECLVQDPSNPRVVDESYCIAQRLQRPLSQQACNMQPCSAEYSVSSFSVCSVTCGEGQQTREVVCVGPRGEHLPDRNCRGLARPASVQACRRPACHTHVTWHVTEYGLCTRSCGGGVRERKVGCFDTDLNPYPEDQCGVASRPSSVETCNSQSCHRSQMVPSIQDPGVGRSAIRFVPHDPREHSGPHCVQSLYGCCPDGHTSATGPRDQGCSSAECLRSRYGCCLDEVTPARGPGGAGCPEYQTRASTHRENTGVDEDSNSAVPVSHPREMFAYTYRAGAYGECSVTCDGGMQYRSVECLVQDPSNPRVVDESYCIAQRLQRPPSQQACNMQPCSAEYSVSSFSVCSVTCGEGQQTREVVCVGPRGEHLPDRNCRGLARPASVQACRRPACHTHVTWHVTEYGLCTRSCGGGVRERKVSCFDTDLNSYPEDQCGVASRPTSVESCNTHPCPGVQMVPSVQDPGSGSTMRRFEPHVSGETSVSYTSAPRCAQSSHGCCPDGYTSASGPRNQGCSPTDCTRTRYGCCLDGVTPAPGVGRAGCPEHQTADEHPSHPVDSSLANSCFLPRDEGPCDTWVVRFSYDSGTGKCKEFWYGGCHGNANNFMSMEACRRGCGGVGREPASLSVTRRRGSLGTIARATAHRSRLQHRA from the exons CTGACACAGCCGGTCGATGACTACTGGGGAGAGTTTGGGGCTTTTGGGCCCTGCAGCCAAACCTGCGGCACCGGAGTGGCAATGAGAACCAGGAATTGCATCACTTCAAG GACAGATGGGGGACACAACTGTGTGGGATCCTCCAAGTCCTTCCGTACTTGTAATACACAT GCGTGCCCAGTTGGATCAAGAGATTTTCGGGAGGATCAGTGTTCTGAGTTTGACAGAGTGGATTTTCAGGGGAAGCGTCACACATGGGTGCCTTACTATGGAG CATCCAATCCGTGCGAGTTGAACTGCGTACCACGAGGACAAAATTTCTTCTACCGACACCGCCCAGCGGTGGTAGATGGGACTCCGTGTTACGTGGGGCGCACCGACATCTGTGTGGAAGGCATCTGCAGG CTGCTGGTCCATGGAGAGTTTATGGGATTAGACAACGACACAAGTTCTGTTCACTCGGCTACTCCGGTTGCTGTTGCGCCTGATCCAAGAGAGACGTTCGCATACACCTACAGGGCGGGGGTTTACGCCGAGTGTTCTGCCACCTGTGATGGAGGCATGCAGTATCGAAGTGTGGAGTGTCTGGTTCAGGACCCGTCCAACCCCAGGGTGGTGGACGAGTCTTACTGCATCGCCCAGCGTCTGCAGAGACCACTGAGTCAGCAGGCCTGCAACATGCAGCCGTGCTCTGCAGAGTACAGCGTCTCCAGCTTCAGCGTG TGTTCGGTGACCTGTGGAGAAGGGCAGCAGACGAGGGAGGTGGTCTGTGTGGGACCAAGAGGGGAACATCTCCCTGACCGTAACTGCAGAGGACTGGCACGACCTGCTTCTGTCCAGGCCTGCCGCCGACCTGCCTGTCACACACACGTAACCTGGCATGTAACAGAGTACGGACTC TGCACTAGAAGTTGTGGTGGTGGGGTTAGAGAGAGGAAAGTTGGTTGCTTCGATACAGACTTGAACCCTTACCCCGAGGATCAGTGTGGAGTAGCAAGCAGACCTTCATCTGTGGAAACGTGCAATTCTCAGTCCTGTCATAGATCGCAAA TGGTTCCAAGCATTCAGGACCCAGGAGTGGGGAGGAGTGCTATAAGATTTGTGCCTCACGATCCAAGAGAACATTCAG GTCCTCATTGTGTGCAGTCCTTATACGGTTGCTGTCCTGATGGACACACTTCTGCAACTGGACCCAGGGACCAGGGATGCTCATCTGCCGAGTGTCTTCGCAGCAg GTATGGCTGTTGTTTGGATGAGGTGACACCTGCACGAGGACCAGGAGGAGCTGGATGTCCTGAATACCAAACAAGG GCATCAACCCATAGAGAGAATACGGGTGTGGATGAGGATAGCAATTCAGCTGTTCCGGTTTCTCATCCAAGGGAGATGTTCGCATACACCTACAGGGCGGGGGCTTATGGCGAGTGTTCTGTCACCTGTGATGGAGGCATGCAGTATCGAAGCGTGGAGTGTCTGGTTCAGGACCCGTCCAACCCCAGGGTGGTGGACGAGTCTTATTGCATCGCCCAGCGACTGCAGAGACCACCGAGTCAGCAGGCCTGCAACATGCAGCCGTGCTCAGCAGAGTACAGCGTCTCCAGCTTCAGCGTG TGTTCGGTGACCTGTGGAGAAGGGCAGCAGACGAGGGAGGTGGTCTGTGTGGGACCAAGAGGGGAACATCTCCCTGACCGTAACTGCAGAGGACTGGCACGACCTGCTTCTGTCCAGGCCTGCCGCCGACCTGCCTGTCACACACACGTAACCTGGCATGTAACAGAGTACGGACTC TGCACTAGAAGCTGTGGTGGTGGGGTCAGAGAGAGGAAAGTCAGTTGTTTTGATACAGACTTGAACTCTTACCCCGAGGATCAGTGTGGAGTAGCTAGCAGACCAACTTCTGTAGAGTCGTGCAACACACACCCTTGCCCAGGAGTGCAAA TGGTTCCAAGTGTTCAAGATCCAGGGAGTGGAAGCACCATGAGGAGATTTGAGCCCCATGTTTCAGGAGAAACTTCAG TTTCATATACCTCTGCTCCTCGCTGTGCACAGTCATCACACGGCTGCTGTCCTGATGGCTATACTTCTGCATCTGGACCCAGAAATCAGGGCTGCTCACCAACCGACTGCACTCGCACCAG GTATGGCTGTTGTTTGGATGGAGTGACACCAGCTCCAGGAGTTGGAAGGGCTGGATGTCCCGAGCATCAGACTGCTGAC GAGCACCCATCACACCCAGTTGATTCATCCCTCGCTAACTCATGCTTCCTGCCTCGAGACGAGGGTCCATGTGATACCTGGGTAGTTCGGTTCAGCTATGACTCTGGCACTGGCAAATGCAAGGAGTTTTGGTATGGAGGCTGCCATGGCAACGCCAACAACTTTATGTCCATGGAGGCATGCAGAAGAGGGTGTGGCGGTGTGGGAAGGGAGCCTGCCTCTTTGAGCGTGACCCGAAGGAGGGGGTCACTTGGTACTATTGCGAGAGCCACAGCACACCGCTCGCGTCTCCAGCACAGAGCATAA
- the paplnb gene encoding papilin b, proteoglycan-like sulfated glycoprotein isoform X1 — translation MSILYVLGILQLAVPAFTLTQPVDDYWGEFGAFGPCSQTCGTGVAMRTRNCITSRTDGGHNCVGSSKSFRTCNTHACPVGSRDFREDQCSEFDRVDFQGKRHTWVPYYGASNPCELNCVPRGQNFFYRHRPAVVDGTPCYVGRTDICVEGICRLLVHGEFMGLDNDTSSVHSATPVAVAPDPRETFAYTYRAGVYAECSATCDGGMQYRSVECLVQDPSNPRVVDESYCIAQRLQRPLSQQACNMQPCSAEYSVSSFSVCSVTCGEGQQTREVVCVGPRGEHLPDRNCRGLARPASVQACRRPACHTHVTWHVTEYGLCTRSCGGGVRERKVGCFDTDLNPYPEDQCGVASRPSSVETCNSQSCHRSQMVPSIQDPGVGRSAIRFVPHDPREHSASGPDTNTEHDPYPPVIGPHCVQSLYGCCPDGHTSATGPRDQGCSSAECLRSRYGCCLDEVTPARGPGGAGCPEYQTRASTHRENTGVDEDSNSAVPVSHPREMFAYTYRAGAYGECSVTCDGGMQYRSVECLVQDPSNPRVVDESYCIAQRLQRPPSQQACNMQPCSAEYSVSSFSVCSVTCGEGQQTREVVCVGPRGEHLPDRNCRGLARPASVQACRRPACHTHVTWHVTEYGLCTRSCGGGVRERKVSCFDTDLNSYPEDQCGVASRPTSVESCNTHPCPGVQMVPSVQDPGSGSTMRRFEPHVSGETSVSYTSAPRCAQSSHGCCPDGYTSASGPRNQGCSPTDCTRTRYGCCLDGVTPAPGVGRAGCPEHQTADEHPSHPVDSSLANSCFLPRDEGPCDTWVVRFSYDSGTGKCKEFWYGGCHGNANNFMSMEACRRGCGGVGREPASLSVTRRRGSLGTIARATAHRSRLQHRA, via the exons CTGACACAGCCGGTCGATGACTACTGGGGAGAGTTTGGGGCTTTTGGGCCCTGCAGCCAAACCTGCGGCACCGGAGTGGCAATGAGAACCAGGAATTGCATCACTTCAAG GACAGATGGGGGACACAACTGTGTGGGATCCTCCAAGTCCTTCCGTACTTGTAATACACAT GCGTGCCCAGTTGGATCAAGAGATTTTCGGGAGGATCAGTGTTCTGAGTTTGACAGAGTGGATTTTCAGGGGAAGCGTCACACATGGGTGCCTTACTATGGAG CATCCAATCCGTGCGAGTTGAACTGCGTACCACGAGGACAAAATTTCTTCTACCGACACCGCCCAGCGGTGGTAGATGGGACTCCGTGTTACGTGGGGCGCACCGACATCTGTGTGGAAGGCATCTGCAGG CTGCTGGTCCATGGAGAGTTTATGGGATTAGACAACGACACAAGTTCTGTTCACTCGGCTACTCCGGTTGCTGTTGCGCCTGATCCAAGAGAGACGTTCGCATACACCTACAGGGCGGGGGTTTACGCCGAGTGTTCTGCCACCTGTGATGGAGGCATGCAGTATCGAAGTGTGGAGTGTCTGGTTCAGGACCCGTCCAACCCCAGGGTGGTGGACGAGTCTTACTGCATCGCCCAGCGTCTGCAGAGACCACTGAGTCAGCAGGCCTGCAACATGCAGCCGTGCTCTGCAGAGTACAGCGTCTCCAGCTTCAGCGTG TGTTCGGTGACCTGTGGAGAAGGGCAGCAGACGAGGGAGGTGGTCTGTGTGGGACCAAGAGGGGAACATCTCCCTGACCGTAACTGCAGAGGACTGGCACGACCTGCTTCTGTCCAGGCCTGCCGCCGACCTGCCTGTCACACACACGTAACCTGGCATGTAACAGAGTACGGACTC TGCACTAGAAGTTGTGGTGGTGGGGTTAGAGAGAGGAAAGTTGGTTGCTTCGATACAGACTTGAACCCTTACCCCGAGGATCAGTGTGGAGTAGCAAGCAGACCTTCATCTGTGGAAACGTGCAATTCTCAGTCCTGTCATAGATCGCAAA TGGTTCCAAGCATTCAGGACCCAGGAGTGGGGAGGAGTGCTATAAGATTTGTGCCTCACGATCCAAGAGAACATTCAG CTTCCGGACCCGACACAAACACTGAGCACGATCCCTACCCTCCTGTGATAGGTCCTCATTGTGTGCAGTCCTTATACGGTTGCTGTCCTGATGGACACACTTCTGCAACTGGACCCAGGGACCAGGGATGCTCATCTGCCGAGTGTCTTCGCAGCAg GTATGGCTGTTGTTTGGATGAGGTGACACCTGCACGAGGACCAGGAGGAGCTGGATGTCCTGAATACCAAACAAGG GCATCAACCCATAGAGAGAATACGGGTGTGGATGAGGATAGCAATTCAGCTGTTCCGGTTTCTCATCCAAGGGAGATGTTCGCATACACCTACAGGGCGGGGGCTTATGGCGAGTGTTCTGTCACCTGTGATGGAGGCATGCAGTATCGAAGCGTGGAGTGTCTGGTTCAGGACCCGTCCAACCCCAGGGTGGTGGACGAGTCTTATTGCATCGCCCAGCGACTGCAGAGACCACCGAGTCAGCAGGCCTGCAACATGCAGCCGTGCTCAGCAGAGTACAGCGTCTCCAGCTTCAGCGTG TGTTCGGTGACCTGTGGAGAAGGGCAGCAGACGAGGGAGGTGGTCTGTGTGGGACCAAGAGGGGAACATCTCCCTGACCGTAACTGCAGAGGACTGGCACGACCTGCTTCTGTCCAGGCCTGCCGCCGACCTGCCTGTCACACACACGTAACCTGGCATGTAACAGAGTACGGACTC TGCACTAGAAGCTGTGGTGGTGGGGTCAGAGAGAGGAAAGTCAGTTGTTTTGATACAGACTTGAACTCTTACCCCGAGGATCAGTGTGGAGTAGCTAGCAGACCAACTTCTGTAGAGTCGTGCAACACACACCCTTGCCCAGGAGTGCAAA TGGTTCCAAGTGTTCAAGATCCAGGGAGTGGAAGCACCATGAGGAGATTTGAGCCCCATGTTTCAGGAGAAACTTCAG TTTCATATACCTCTGCTCCTCGCTGTGCACAGTCATCACACGGCTGCTGTCCTGATGGCTATACTTCTGCATCTGGACCCAGAAATCAGGGCTGCTCACCAACCGACTGCACTCGCACCAG GTATGGCTGTTGTTTGGATGGAGTGACACCAGCTCCAGGAGTTGGAAGGGCTGGATGTCCCGAGCATCAGACTGCTGAC GAGCACCCATCACACCCAGTTGATTCATCCCTCGCTAACTCATGCTTCCTGCCTCGAGACGAGGGTCCATGTGATACCTGGGTAGTTCGGTTCAGCTATGACTCTGGCACTGGCAAATGCAAGGAGTTTTGGTATGGAGGCTGCCATGGCAACGCCAACAACTTTATGTCCATGGAGGCATGCAGAAGAGGGTGTGGCGGTGTGGGAAGGGAGCCTGCCTCTTTGAGCGTGACCCGAAGGAGGGGGTCACTTGGTACTATTGCGAGAGCCACAGCACACCGCTCGCGTCTCCAGCACAGAGCATAA